From the Mammaliicoccus sciuri genome, the window GTATTGTTATGACTTCCATAAGCTTCATATACATTATCATAAGCAGATTTTCTTAACACACGGTCTTCAGATTCTAACAATTTAGTATATGTACCTTGTGTCAGTTCGTGTTCATTTCCATCTTTATCAACTGCTGGTTTAAATGTTAAGTCAGCATTATTGAACATACCAAATACATTGCTAGGTGTTTGTAATGCTTCCCCCGCTTCAGCTAAAATCTTTTCTTCTTTATCACTTAATATATGAGGTCTTTTCTTATTAAGTTTCTCAATATCAAATTGATATCTTTTTAAATCATCGTTTGATTCAACAAATTCATTTAATGTTGCTTCATCAATAGACATTAATTCAGGTAAAATAAAGCTCCATGCACTCGCAAATTTATTAGCAAGTGTTGCTGCCTTCCCTTCATATCCAGCGTATTTATCATTTGCTGTGTCTTGATCATGTTTCAAATGAGCATAAACATAAACTTTACCTAATTTCTCATCAATTTCACTATCAAGTAATAACGCTTTATACAATGTTTCTGCACTATCTTTCAAGCGACCTTTGAATTGTTCTTCTTTACCTAAATAGCCTTCTAACTCTTTAAAAGCTTCTTCATATGCTTCGTCAGAAGAAAAGATAGTTGTTAAGTCCCATGTATATTGTTCTTGTTGTTCTTCCCTTGTAATTAACTTCGCCATCTTAATAGCCTCCTTAATATTTCATATTTATAATTTTCTCATTAATTAGTCCATTTTGCACGTGAAATAGCCTTTCGTTTTACAATTGAAATATATGAGTAAAAGGCGTTTAAAAGGATTTCTTTCTTAGAATAATGACAATCATAAAATGATCTAAATTCTATGAACTGATAAAATTTCCCAAAAGTAAATGTCTTATTTTTCATTTCTAAAAATAAGTATGTTTGCCATGTAATACTATGTGTTAAAAAATATATTTGTTCTGGTACAATAATGCCAATAATCGGTTGTCTCTTCTTATGTATTAAGCGTGCATTATATAATAACGATAGCGTCGGTTCTAATACATTCTTCTGTTTTCTACATTTAGTTAAATATTCTTGATAAGCTCTATCCGTTAACGCTAAATTTGGTATTTGCTTTAACGGGTAATCTTCTAATAAATGATCCCATTGAATTTCCCTTCTATAACCGATAAATCTATGTTTATCAATTGATTGTAAACATTCATATCTTATTAACAATTGTTCTTCAGGATTATAAGTTATAAGTGTTCTTTCTCTATGATTAATGAGTGATGATTCAAAATAACTGAGTGTTAATATACCATTCTGATATTTAATTTCTTTACCAATCCAAATTACTTTCATATTCATTACTCGAAATCCTTCACTTCTATCCATTAATAAATCAAAGCTTATAGGTGAATATTGAAATTCGACAACAAGATTTTTATTAATCAATATGTCAGGAATTTGTTCAATCTCTGAAATATAATATTCCATATCTATGTTAACTTTCCCATTTAAGCTTGCATAAATATGATGCTTAGATGATATGTGATCAAGAGATTCTTTCTTATAACTATTTCTTAAACAATAACTATCTACTTTATGAGCAAAGTGTGCAACAGTATGTTTCCCTTTCTTGATAATAAGTTCATGTAAACAATCCGGGCACCTATAAATTTCATTTGCCTTAGCGTGTTGTGCATATATTAACTGATTATGTTGATTAAGTCCCATTAACATAAAAAAACACCTCTTTACTATATAAAACGTAAAGAGGTGTTAAAATTACTTATTTAATTTTTAGGTTCAAAATATCTTCTCACTTGACCCATAACATTATAACTCATGACAACTTTCGCATAATCATCTAGATATAATTTAGACACTTGAGTTGGATTAGCATATTCAAGTAATTGTCCGTAGAAGTCATTAATAATGTCTTCACTATCTATTTGATCAAATTGTACATAATAATAATATTTGTTATCTAACATGTATAATAAGTCTGTAAATACAATATCTTTATGTTCATTATAATGTGCATATTCAATAATATCTTCTAAATCTTCGAATCTTACAAGTAAGCCTATGTCTTTAGGGACAAAATGTTTTTCAGCTTCTTTCTCTTCATTCAAGAGATCTCCGATATTCTGATCAGAATCGAGTGCTTGAGATAAGAAATCATTGACTTGATACTCTAATTGTTCATTAGATTCTTCGTCAGTCATATTTAACAGTTCGTCACCTTTAGATTTAGAAACGGTTACTTCAACACCCTTTTCAAATGCATGCACTTGGATCCACAATGGTCCTTCAACGACAAATTCTTCCTCATCATTGATTTCATCCATCATAGACCAGAAAAATTCTTCGCCACGTTTACGATTTGTCCATAAATCTTCACGTTTGAAACCTCTTGCTTCGATATCTTGATAAGTTATAAATAATTTTACCGTTGTTTCATCAATTCGTTCTATTCTCATAATGTCACACTCCCTTACTCTAGGAATAGTACATTCATTGTATTATAAACAAGTACATTTTAACAGTAATTTGTTCGAACTATTCACATTTAATTTTTTATACAAAAATAACCCCTGTAAACAGGAGCTATAATGTTAATATTAGACTAAATTAGTCAACCATACGTTGTGCTTCCATTAATTGGAATGTACGCACTTTTCTTGGTAAGAAACGACGAATTTCATCTTCGTTATAACCAACTTGTAAACGTTTATCATCTAAAATAATAGGTCGACGTAATAAACCTGGGTTGTCTTGTATAATTGTATATAATTCTTGTAGAGGTAATGCATCGATATCTACATTTAATTTTTGATATGTTTTAGAACGAGTTGAAATAATTTCGTCTGTTCCATCTTCTGTCATCTTTAAGATTGATTTAATTTCATCTAATGTTAAGTGTTCTGAAAAAATATTACGCTCCGTATACGGAATGTCATGTTCTTGTAACCATGCTTTCGCTTTACGGCAAGATGTGCAACTTGGTGAAGTAAATAATGTTACCATACATCTCACTCTCCTAATTGAATATTATTTATGTTAAACGTCAGTGAACTTATAAGATAAAATACACTTAATTATATATATCCTATATATTACTAGGTTAAACATATATTGCTCACTTGGTTTAATCTTTATCTAATTGCTATAAATATATTATATAACTCAAAGATTAAAATTAAATGAGAAACTGCTAATAATTCATTAAAAAGCACATAAATTATAGATGAATATGTTTATGACGACATATTTATCTAATTACAAGAATAACACAACTTACAAATGAATAAAATACTGTTATAATGATATAAAGAAATTTTGTAGAAAAGAGGCAACTTTAATGGAAACTTTATTTTCAGGTATCCAACCAAGTGGTATCCCTACTTTAGGTAACTACATTGGTGCATTAAAACAATTTAATGAGATTCAACACGACTATGACTGCTTTTTTTGCATTGTAGATCAGCATGCAATTACAGTACCTCAAGATAGACTTAAATTAAGAGAAAACACACGTAAATTAGCTGCGATTTACTTAGCATCTGGACTAGACCCAGAAAAAGTAACGCTATTCATCCAATCAGAAGTACCAGCACATATTCAAGCCGGTTGGATATTAACAACAATCAGTTCAATTGGTGAACTTGAAAGAATGACGCAATATAAAGATAAAGCACAAAAACAATCTCAAGGTATTCCAGCAGGTCTATTAACTTATCCACCATTAATGGCAGCAGATATTGTACTTTATAATACAAATATCGTACCTGTCGGCGATGACCAAAAACAACATATTGAATTAACACGTAATGTTGTTGATCGCTTTAATACGAAATATAATGATATTTTAATTAAGCCAGAAATTCACATGCCAAAACTTGGTGCTAGAATTATGAGCTTACAAGATCCATCTAAGAAAATGAGTAAGAGTGATGATAATCAAAAGAACTTCATCTCATTATTAGATGAGCCAAACGTTGCAGCTAAGAAAATTAAAAGTGCTGTTACAGATTCTGATGCCATCGTTAAATATGATAAAGAAAACAAACCAGGAATCAGTAATTTACTCGTTATATACTCTAGCCTATCAGGTCAATCAATTGAAGAATTAGAAGCACAATATGCTGATAAAGGATATGGTGATTTCAAAGGAGACTTAGCTGAAGAAGTTAAGAAATTCCTTGTAGAATTCCAAGAAAAATTCAATTATTATTATGAAAACAAAGAAGTATTAGATGAAATACTTGATAAAGGTAGAGATAAAGCAAGTTTCGTAGCAAATAAAACATTGAAAAAGATGGAAAACGCTATAGGATTAGGTAGAAAAAGAAAATAATTATAAAAAGAGATGGTCTTGACCATCTCTTTTTTATGCTAGATTATGTTTGATTATTATAACGCACGATATCTATCAGTCTTCGTGCGTGCTCACCCCTTTTTTGTACCTTAGCGCACGATATCTCTCAGTGAACATAACCCTGTCAAGTAGACACTAAAAAAGTAATCAATATGTTGGCTGTGCTTTTATAAGCGCAGCCATTTTTAATGAAATTCTTTTAGAATTATAAAATTTTATATATTCATTTATTTGCTTTGTGGCGTGTTTTATATCATTGAATGTTTGAGATTTGTCTTTGAATACCTCTGATTTGAGTAACCCCCAAAAGCCTTCCATAGGACCATTATCAATACATCTACCTACACGAGACATGCTTTGCTTCATAGAAGCATTTTTAATCATCTCTCTAAATAGAACACTCGTATATTGGAATCCTCTGTCGCTATGAAATATAATGCCTTCGGTATTTCTTTTAATTATGGCTTTGTTAAAGGTATCGTATACAAGCTTATTATTGTTTTGAGATGAGACTACATGGCTGATGACTTTCTTAGCACCTAAATCATAAATAGCGCTTAAATACACTTTAGATCCATTTTTCAATTTAAATTCTGTCACATCTGTTAACCAGACCTTATTAACTTTACTTGTTGTAAATTTTCTGTTTAGGATATTTTGAGAAGTGATTTCTGGCTTACTAAGTTTATATTGCCTTCTCTTTTTTCTAATGACAGCTTTTAATACATACTTCTTCATAATTCTATATACGCGTTTATGATTAACCTGGAATTTAGTATATAATCTCAGATAAATATAAATTCTTCGATATCCATATATGCCATCATGTTCATGATAAATCCTGAAAATCTCATCTTTTAATTCGTTATTGAATCTTTCAGATTCTGAAACCTCTCTGTTTTTCCATTTATAATAACTTGCTCTCGATATTTCAAGTGCGGCGCATATCCATTTGATTGGATACTTATCTTTTAATGCTTCGATTGTCTTGTATGCTGCTATTTGCTTGATTTTCGATTCATCAACTGCCTCTCTATCTCTTCCTGCTTTTTTAATACCCCATTCTCCATTTGGAGAAATTTATTTCTTTGTTCAAGTGCTTTTATTTTTAATTCAAGTTCTTCTTCTCTAGTTAAAGCTTCAACTGGTTTTCCTTTCCCTCTACCATCTACTAAACCAATATCACCATGTTTTTCATACTTTTTTACCCAATTATAGACTTGTGAATAGTTAACTTGGTACTTTTCAGCTGTCTTATTAAAGTCTCTATTATTTTCAATACAATATTTAGCTATTTCAATTCTCTCTTCAAATGTTGTTTTTCTAGTATTCATAGTGTCTACCTCCAGATATGGAAAATAAGATTTATTTTCCTTTCCTTCAGTATACTTTACCACCCAATTTTTTAAAGTAGCATGATGTGAAATATTGTAATAGGCTGCTAGATCTGAATACGTCTTATTAGTCTCTAGATATTCTTTAACAACTTTTTCTTTAAATTCGCGTGTATAGATTTTATTTCGATTCTTATTTATAAGTGCTGTTATACCATGTTGCTTATACACTTTATATTTAAATCGAATCACACTATCACTAATATCTAAATTTAACTTATCAATTATATTTTGAAAGGAATAACCCTTTTCATGCAAATCGAAGATTTCCTGATACAGTTTAACAGGTAGTCTAGTTTTATACATAAAAATACCCCCTATAGAGTTTTAGTTTTTTTAATGTCTACTCTATAGGGAATAATACACAGTCTTCGTGCGTTTCACCCCTATTTTGTACCTTAGCGCACGATATCTGAATATGTCCATATAATTGTGTAATAAAAAAAGAGCCACATATAGCTCACTTTGGTACAATGTAATCGACTAAGAAAAAATTGTAGAGGTGACTATATATGACTCAATTAAATGTTAACTTAGATTATGAAGAATTGGCAAGTGCTATTTTTGGAAGTGATATGAATGCGTCTATGAAAACAATAGCTATGACTGTCATAAATGCATACATGGAAATGGAAAGAGACAAGTATGTTAATGCTGGATATAAACAAAAGAATTCAGGAAGAAACGCACAACTTAATGGCTATTATGAGCGTGATTTCCTGATGCCTATTGGCAATCTGACATTAAAAGTTCCAAGAACACGTGACGGTGAATTTACAACTGAAGTATTTAATCAATATTCGCGTTCTGACCAATCGCTTATTTTAGCGATGACAGAAGCATACATTAATGGTGTTTCAACTAGAAATGTTAATAAAATTGTGGAATCCCTAACGGGAAAATCTGTGTCTAAATCAACTGTTTCAGGCGTAATAAAAAACCTAGATCCTGAAATTAAAGAATGGGCTGGTAGACCTATTGTTAGTCATCAGTATAAGTATGTATTTGTTGATGCTATGCACATTAAGGTAAGAGAGAATAATAAAATTGTTTCTAAAGGTGTTTATATCACTATGGGTATCAACGAAAATAGAAAACGCGACATTATTGGCTTTAAAATTTCTAATCAAGAGTCAGAATTAGCTTGGTCAGAGTTTTTTGAAGACTTAAGAATGCGTGGTTTAACAACACCTGAACTTATTATCTCTGATGCGCATTCTGGACTTATTAAATCTATTAAGTCACAGTTTATTGATTCATCTTGGCAACGTTGTACATTCCATTTTCTTAAAAATATTGTAGAGAGATTTCCTAAAAAGAACTCTAAAGAAGCTAGAATGTTACTTAAATCAATATTCCAAGCACCAACATATCGTCACGCTGTTCAGCTCAAAGATGAATTCATTGCACAATATGAAAGTAATCCTAAGTATGTGGAAGCTATTAAAATATTGGATGAAGGCTTCGAAGATGCCTCACAATTCTATAGATTTCCTGCTCAACATCATAAAAATCTAAGAACTACTAATTCAGTTGAAAATATTAATATGCAACTCAGAAAACGAGAAAAAATAGTTAAAACATTCCCTAATCTAGATTCAGCTTTTAGATTAATTGGCGCAGTACTTATGGATATTCAAGAAAGATTTGATAAGTCTAACAGACCATTTATCGCTTAATTAAGCTACTTATTTTTTAAAAAATAAGTAGTGATCAAACAACTATATCTGTTTAAACTTCAAAACAAATATAGTTGTTCGATTCATTAAAAAACCAAAGGTTGATTACATTCTAAAGATATTACACAAACATATGGACTTGACTCGATATCTCTCAGTCTTCGTGCGTGCTCACCCCTATTTCACCCTATAACGCACGATATCTCTCAGTCTTCGTGCGTGCTCACCCACTAATTTTATCTCCAATATAAAAAGCAGTAGAAACTCATATTTAAGTGAATTTCTACTGCTTCTTTAATGTCTATTTTTCAATATAAGCTTCTTTTAATGTAGAAACGCCTCCGAATTGGTGGTTTACTATATTTTTAACGTTAGGTTTTTGAAGTTGTGCTACTCCGACTTGATAAAGTGGTACAATACCTGCTTCATTTAATAACATACCTTCAGCTCTTTGTAATTCTGAAAGTCGTTTATCAGGGTCACTTGCTAATGATGAGTCTGCTGCTTTAATAATACTGTCATATTCTTTATTAGACCAGCCAGTATTATTATGAGAACCGTCTGTTACATAAAGTTCTAAGAATGTCATTGGATCTGGATAATCTGGAATCCAGTTTTCTAGTGACATTTCATATTTACCTTTTGATACGAGATCAAGTTTTTGTTTAAATGGTTGTTGTTTAATTTTAATCGTAACACCATCTAAATTCTTCTCTAATTGTTCTTTAAAGTATTCAGCATCTCGTTTAGCTGTATCTTTATCATAAGTCATCAGCTCAATTGTAAATTTGTCTTTACCTAATGCTTTTTTAGCTTTTTCATAATGTTCTTTTGCTTCTTTAACATTATATTGGTTCGTATTTTTCACACCGTCTTGATACTCTTTACCTTTACTATCTTTAACAAAATCTTTTGGTACAAAGTTATCTGTTGGAATAGAACCGTTATTTAAGTTATTTTTCACGTATGCTTCTTTATCAATTGCTTTAGCAAATGCTAATCTAAAGTCTTCATTCTTGAATTCAGGTACTGTATCTTCATTTAATTTGAAGTAATACGTTACAGTATCTAATTCTGTATGAAATGCTTTGTCATCTTTATATTTCTTAACTTGTTCTGCTGGTAAATCTACAATATCTAATTTATTCGTTTCATATAAATTTACAGCTGTTGAAGCTTCTTTAACGACTTTATAATTTACTTTGTTTAATTTAACTTTATCTTTATCCCAGTAATCATCATTTTTTTCTAACGTAACTTTATCGTCTGTTTTCCATTCAGTCATTTTAAATGGTCCATTATATAAAGTTGTTTTAACAGTTGTACCATACTTGTCACCTTGTTTTTTAACGAATTTTTCATTTTGTGGCATAAATGTACCGAATGACAATAATTCTTTATAGTATGGTAATGATTTCGTTAGTTCAAATTCTAATGTGTGATCATCTACTGCTTTAACACCAAGTTCTTCAGGCTTTTTATCTCCTGAATTAATTTCTTCTGCATTTTTAATATCGTATAAGATATATGCATATTCAGATGCAGTATCTGGATCTACAACTTTTCTCCAAGCAAAGACAAAATCATGTGCCGTTACCGGATCGCCATTTGACCATTTTGCATTATCTCTTAATTTAATCGTCCACTTCTTACCATCGTTCGTAATTTTCGGATCACCTTTTGCTACTGCTGGTATTGCTTTATCATCTTTATCTAATGTGTAGAGACCTTCCATTGTTTGGAAGAACATATCAAATGATAAACCATCTGTTGCCATAGCTGAATCCATCGTGGGGATATCACCATTGATTTGTAAATCTAATGTTTCATCACTCTTACCTTTACTACCGCCACCCGATGAACATGCACTCAATACGAGTACAGCTGCTAACATCATTGTTAATACTTTAAATATTTTCGACATGTAACTCATCCCCTAAGTTTATATTTAGTTAAACTACCGATTTGTTACTTTTGAACATAAGCGTGTTTTAAATCTGTATCTCCACCAAACTTATGTCTTTCAATATCTTTCACATAACTTTGCGTTAATCTTGCATTACCTTGTTGATAAATAGGCACAATAACCGCTTCATCTAACAATAACGATTCAGCATCTTGCATAACTTCAACACGCTCTTGTTCTTTATCTAACAATTTATCTCCCACATCGTTAATTTTGCTATCATATTCTTTGTTTTTCCAACCTGTTTCATTCATTACATTATCGCTTGTAAATAATTCTAAGAATGTCATAGCATCTGGGTAATCAGGACCCCATCTACCGAATGAAATTTGATAATCCATGTTTGATTCTAGTTTTAATTTTTGCTTATAAGGCTGTTGTTTTACTTTAATTGTTACACCTGGTAAGTTTTGCTCAATTTGCTCTTTAAAGTATTCAGCATCTTTTTTAGCGTTATCTTGGTCATAAGTTAATAATTCAAAAGTAAATTCATCTTTACCAAGTTCTTTCTTAGCAGCTTCTAAATGTTTCTTAGCTTCTGCTTTATTGAATTTATTATCTGTTTTAACACCTTTAGTATAGTCTTCTCCTTTAGTATCCTTTACAAATTCTGTAGGTACTAATGAGTTTGCTGCTTTAGAACCATTGTTTAAATTACTCTTAACATATTGCTCTCTATCAATTGATTGTGCGATTGCCATTCTTAAATCTTTATTTTTGAATTCAGGTACATCTTTTTGATTCATTCTCATAAAGTAAACTCTTGATTCAAGTTCTGTGTTATAAGCTTTATCTT encodes:
- a CDS encoding competence protein CoiA — encoded protein: MLMGLNQHNQLIYAQHAKANEIYRCPDCLHELIIKKGKHTVAHFAHKVDSYCLRNSYKKESLDHISSKHHIYASLNGKVNIDMEYYISEIEQIPDILINKNLVVEFQYSPISFDLLMDRSEGFRVMNMKVIWIGKEIKYQNGILTLSYFESSLINHRERTLITYNPEEQLLIRYECLQSIDKHRFIGYRREIQWDHLLEDYPLKQIPNLALTDRAYQEYLTKCRKQKNVLEPTLSLLYNARLIHKKRQPIIGIIVPEQIYFLTHSITWQTYLFLEMKNKTFTFGKFYQFIEFRSFYDCHYSKKEILLNAFYSYISIVKRKAISRAKWTN
- the mecA gene encoding adaptor protein MecA, whose translation is MRIERIDETTVKLFITYQDIEARGFKREDLWTNRKRGEEFFWSMMDEINDEEEFVVEGPLWIQVHAFEKGVEVTVSKSKGDELLNMTDEESNEQLEYQVNDFLSQALDSDQNIGDLLNEEKEAEKHFVPKDIGLLVRFEDLEDIIEYAHYNEHKDIVFTDLLYMLDNKYYYYVQFDQIDSEDIINDFYGQLLEYANPTQVSKLYLDDYAKVVMSYNVMGQVRRYFEPKN
- the spxA gene encoding transcriptional regulator SpxA — its product is MVTLFTSPSCTSCRKAKAWLQEHDIPYTERNIFSEHLTLDEIKSILKMTEDGTDEIISTRSKTYQKLNVDIDALPLQELYTIIQDNPGLLRRPIILDDKRLQVGYNEDEIRRFLPRKVRTFQLMEAQRMVD
- the trpS gene encoding tryptophan--tRNA ligase, with protein sequence METLFSGIQPSGIPTLGNYIGALKQFNEIQHDYDCFFCIVDQHAITVPQDRLKLRENTRKLAAIYLASGLDPEKVTLFIQSEVPAHIQAGWILTTISSIGELERMTQYKDKAQKQSQGIPAGLLTYPPLMAADIVLYNTNIVPVGDDQKQHIELTRNVVDRFNTKYNDILIKPEIHMPKLGARIMSLQDPSKKMSKSDDNQKNFISLLDEPNVAAKKIKSAVTDSDAIVKYDKENKPGISNLLVIYSSLSGQSIEELEAQYADKGYGDFKGDLAEEVKKFLVEFQEKFNYYYENKEVLDEILDKGRDKASFVANKTLKKMENAIGLGRKRK
- a CDS encoding IS3 family transposase (programmed frameshift), whose amino-acid sequence is MYKTRLPVKLYQEIFDLHEKGYSFQNIIDKLNLDISDSVIRFKYKVYKQHGITALINKNRNKIYTREFKEKVVKEYLETNKTYSDLAAYYNISHHATLKNWVVKYTEGKENKSYFPYLEVDTMNTRKTTFEERIEIAKYCIENNRDFNKTAEKYQVNYSQVYNWVKKYEKHGDIGLVDGRGKGKPVEALTREEELELKIKALEQRNKFLQMENGVLKKQEEIERQDESKIKQIAAYKTIEALKDKYPIKWICAALEISRASYYKWKNREVSESERFNNELKDEIFRIYHEHDGIYGYRRIYIYLRLYTKFQVNHKRVYRIMKKYVLKAVIRKKRRQYKLSKPEITSQNILNRKFTTSKVNKVWLTDVTEFKLKNGSKVYLSAIYDLGAKKVISHVVSSQNNNKLVYDTFNKAIIKRNTEGIIFHSDRGFQYTSVLFREMIKNASMKQSMSRVGRCIDNGPMEGFWGLLKSEVFKDKSQTFNDIKHATKQINEYIKFYNSKRISLKMAALIKAQPTY
- a CDS encoding IS256 family transposase: MTQLNVNLDYEELASAIFGSDMNASMKTIAMTVINAYMEMERDKYVNAGYKQKNSGRNAQLNGYYERDFLMPIGNLTLKVPRTRDGEFTTEVFNQYSRSDQSLILAMTEAYINGVSTRNVNKIVESLTGKSVSKSTVSGVIKNLDPEIKEWAGRPIVSHQYKYVFVDAMHIKVRENNKIVSKGVYITMGINENRKRDIIGFKISNQESELAWSEFFEDLRMRGLTTPELIISDAHSGLIKSIKSQFIDSSWQRCTFHFLKNIVERFPKKNSKEARMLLKSIFQAPTYRHAVQLKDEFIAQYESNPKYVEAIKILDEGFEDASQFYRFPAQHHKNLRTTNSVENINMQLRKREKIVKTFPNLDSAFRLIGAVLMDIQERFDKSNRPFIA
- a CDS encoding peptide ABC transporter substrate-binding protein is translated as MSKIFKVLTMMLAAVLVLSACSSGGGSKGKSDETLDLQINGDIPTMDSAMATDGLSFDMFFQTMEGLYTLDKDDKAIPAVAKGDPKITNDGKKWTIKLRDNAKWSNGDPVTAHDFVFAWRKVVDPDTASEYAYILYDIKNAEEINSGDKKPEELGVKAVDDHTLEFELTKSLPYYKELLSFGTFMPQNEKFVKKQGDKYGTTVKTTLYNGPFKMTEWKTDDKVTLEKNDDYWDKDKVKLNKVNYKVVKEASTAVNLYETNKLDIVDLPAEQVKKYKDDKAFHTELDTVTYYFKLNEDTVPEFKNEDFRLAFAKAIDKEAYVKNNLNNGSIPTDNFVPKDFVKDSKGKEYQDGVKNTNQYNVKEAKEHYEKAKKALGKDKFTIELMTYDKDTAKRDAEYFKEQLEKNLDGVTIKIKQQPFKQKLDLVSKGKYEMSLENWIPDYPDPMTFLELYVTDGSHNNTGWSNKEYDSIIKAADSSLASDPDKRLSELQRAEGMLLNEAGIVPLYQVGVAQLQKPNVKNIVNHQFGGVSTLKEAYIEK